A window from Thalassophryne amazonica chromosome 15, fThaAma1.1, whole genome shotgun sequence encodes these proteins:
- the LOC117526215 gene encoding protein chibby homolog 1-like, whose amino-acid sequence MPLFGNTFSPKKTPPRKCASLSSLHTLDRSLREVELGLECGPPVMKIEGQSWKFDGGHWTTESGGTVSNKEMQRLKEKNEQLQEENNLLKLKIEILMDMLTEMAVDYHTMENEVEEIKNQHRRNK is encoded by the coding sequence ATGCCGCTATTTGGAAACACTTTCAGCCCAAAGAAGACTCCTCCACGTAAATGTGCTTCACTGTCGAGCCTTCACACCTTGGATCGTTCACTGAGGGAAGTGGAGTTGGGCCTTGAGTGTGGACCTCCTGTTATGAAAATTGAGGGCCAAAGCTGGAAATTTGACGGAGGACATTGGACAACAGAATCTGGAGGAACTGTATCTAATAAGGAAATGCAGAGactgaaggaaaaaaatgaaCAGCTTCAAGAGGAGAACAACCTGCTGAAACTAAAGATTGAAATTCTCATGGACATGCTGACAGAGATGGCAGTAGATTATCACACGATGGAGAACGAAGTAGAGGAAATAAAGAATCAACATCGAAGGAACAAATAA